The following are from one region of the Terriglobales bacterium genome:
- a CDS encoding DUF6572 domain-containing protein, producing the protein MSVDQPRVIDFTGVDKATGEVILTISDHLDWSNSNEHQLMLQEKINWYLAFIESGEILTSYPDSRGRPVVINVVFKHKPDQHGQRFLAKAKNVVESAGFSLRHEIFADSYDN; encoded by the coding sequence ATGTCTGTAGATCAGCCAAGGGTTATCGACTTTACGGGAGTTGACAAAGCCACGGGAGAAGTCATTCTCACGATTTCTGATCATCTGGATTGGAGTAACAGCAATGAGCACCAGTTAATGCTGCAAGAGAAGATCAATTGGTATCTCGCTTTCATTGAAAGCGGCGAGATTCTTACAAGCTATCCAGATTCAAGAGGCCGCCCAGTAGTAATCAACGTTGTGTTCAAGCACAAGCCCGATCAGCATGGACAGCGATTTTTGGCCAAAGCGAAGAATGTTGTCGAGTCAGCGGGATTTAGCTTGAGACATGAGATTTTTGCGGACTCTTACGACAACTGA
- a CDS encoding RHS repeat-associated core domain-containing protein: MKLLIHLTSLLSLWLGLSAFAQQNPNLETGFKPYGSYEDGAIDTVSLTNGNLIVHIPLWSYPQRGSVKRNITAFWTNNKHFWVFQSCNRFGICTDSWKWQFQPAWVPSDPDQIGVHWTYNGSVYLFSAYTFDGAQHQMAPANGGYETIDNAGIFYGGYPATGNSTTLNRNGHRADVVEDPNGNYVTLNNDGSITDTIGRTLGSGSVTTDYSGCNGPRSIVSAGISTFPGPSGVQRQVKYCYVSVPIQTNFQATDVNSNPIRELSTTQTMLQNIVVFNGTGWTTSPVWTLEYAGDGTGFNYGDITRITLPTGGTISYGWNNGAMCGSGLIPVSRIVVSRSVDANDGSGPKTTNYGLMNGGVVVTDPAGNDTTHTITGLGGSCSFYETSTQYFQGSRTSGTLLKTVNTDYSWQSNPFDNGGDGTTTAMDVHPIRVTTIWPIGLTSKTETDYDHNLGFYYYGQQYISYAGNPSETREYAYGQGAPGPLLRRTDHGYQAFANSSYLSANFLDLPSSKTVYDGAGNQVASTSYGYDEYGLAGSGITTQHDTSIPNPGIRGNQTSVREWLNTTGGTLQATTTYYDTGMPYQVTDPGGHTTTYSYSSSFAGAYVTQTQMPDTGSIHHIISGNYDFNTGLLTTFTDQNNQSTGYSYDTLGRILSANYPDGGQATINFNGDPVPPHITKTVLATPNPSVVSDSFYDGLGRIKRTQLTSDPEGADITDTTYDALGRVYSVTNPYRSAAPSPTDGTTYHTYDAVGRETILTRQDGNTVQTDYSAFPTVVVTDETGRKRQSTTDALGRLTQVVEPNPSTGSLTSGSYPTYYTYDALGNLTYVNQLGDGSAPRTRSFTYDSLSRLLTAYNPESGSTSYSYDADSNLISKTDARGIAASYSYDPLHRLTLKTHSDGTPPTDYTYDLAVYTCCGNSIPVSNSVGRLIHISNEVNAATTYSFDAMGRVVRQSSCIPSYCNDTGSPVNATYDLAGHLTSLIYPSGRKITEGYNAVGRLLNVNFDNFNGGYASYSYFTAYQNASGNPGYHPTGALRLSYFGNSVWNYENLNSRLQPIQQVSQASLSGNPYLVNRAFYYGESSFNNGNAGNVVSVVDGLSATRNQSYAYDWLSRITSASQTDGNFNQTFLPDPWGNLKQFGTAAFTPNFDGNNRISQTGYNYDPAGNLLSDTFHNYIYDAESRIKSVDTNGATYTYDADGNRVRKDVGSDATEYIYFNGQPIAEYKPASGDWSDYIYANGQRIAKADSFEYRIHIQGNNCSNCGWQYTVYTPNVAWLPYVVQSGDKLYFRQWQSAGARGGMMLSFADGTNSNWNTYDQDGQQLNNDNTTGVWHSRIVDISQFAGKTLGTVSVHADGYTQPGVWDIYYDKIVIVSPDGTVRPIYTSETSASASLSGTSGVTGRLFEVNHSAGSGPYPFLTTTYYHDDHLGTSRVLTSEGGWPIWQGTFLPFGQEWNPQITTNHYKFTGKERDSESMLDYFGARYYSSAMGRWMSPDWADKPEPVPYADLSDPQSLNLYGYVRNNPMSHADSDGHQNPVVEEILESPPVQAVWERLSPYVEQAVGAVTAAVAVGYAESKGWIQKGFDAIQANGGLIPISGSDPMGSPLLFHKDASPPNPYGSPGKPDHQAKVGELVEKAKDEAKPGETVESNTKVKGLDSNRKPDAHIVNAQGKTRKAFEAERHPNRQRNLNREKEYKKLKLPNETHPLDK, encoded by the coding sequence GTGAAGCTACTGATTCACCTGACCTCACTGCTTAGTCTCTGGCTCGGCTTGAGCGCCTTCGCTCAGCAGAACCCGAATCTAGAAACGGGATTCAAGCCCTACGGAAGCTATGAAGATGGCGCAATCGATACTGTCAGCCTTACCAACGGGAACCTGATCGTCCACATTCCTTTGTGGAGCTATCCGCAGCGTGGCAGCGTAAAGCGAAACATCACTGCATTTTGGACCAATAACAAACACTTCTGGGTGTTTCAGAGCTGCAATCGCTTTGGCATTTGTACAGACAGTTGGAAGTGGCAATTTCAGCCTGCTTGGGTACCCAGTGACCCTGATCAGATCGGTGTCCATTGGACATACAACGGGAGTGTGTACCTGTTTTCGGCTTACACGTTTGATGGTGCACAGCACCAGATGGCTCCGGCAAATGGTGGATACGAAACGATTGATAACGCCGGAATTTTTTATGGTGGCTACCCAGCCACTGGAAATTCAACGACTCTGAACAGGAACGGCCATCGTGCTGACGTCGTTGAAGATCCAAACGGGAACTATGTAACGCTGAACAACGATGGCTCTATAACCGATACCATTGGCAGAACTCTGGGTAGCGGCTCAGTCACTACGGATTATTCCGGATGTAACGGTCCACGTTCCATCGTAAGCGCTGGCATCAGTACATTTCCTGGACCGTCGGGCGTACAGCGACAAGTCAAGTACTGCTACGTTAGTGTTCCCATTCAGACAAACTTTCAGGCCACGGACGTCAACAGCAATCCCATTAGAGAACTGAGTACCACGCAAACAATGTTGCAGAACATTGTTGTCTTTAACGGGACCGGATGGACGACAAGTCCGGTTTGGACGCTGGAGTATGCGGGCGACGGCACGGGCTTCAATTATGGAGACATCACCAGGATCACGCTTCCTACAGGTGGAACTATCTCCTATGGTTGGAATAACGGTGCGATGTGTGGTTCTGGGCTGATACCAGTAAGCCGAATCGTGGTAAGCCGGAGCGTGGATGCAAATGACGGCTCTGGGCCGAAAACGACCAATTACGGACTGATGAACGGCGGAGTGGTAGTCACTGATCCTGCCGGAAACGATACAACCCACACCATCACAGGTCTTGGCGGATCGTGCTCGTTCTACGAAACCTCAACGCAATACTTCCAGGGCTCGCGAACTTCCGGCACTCTACTCAAGACTGTTAATACCGATTATTCGTGGCAATCCAATCCGTTTGACAACGGCGGTGATGGCACTACGACGGCCATGGACGTACACCCGATCCGCGTCACCACGATTTGGCCAATCGGTTTGACGTCGAAAACCGAGACTGACTACGACCATAATCTCGGCTTCTATTACTACGGACAGCAATACATCTCGTACGCAGGAAATCCTTCAGAAACTCGCGAGTACGCTTACGGGCAGGGTGCTCCCGGTCCGCTTCTGCGCCGCACGGATCACGGCTATCAGGCGTTTGCGAATTCGTCGTATCTATCTGCCAACTTTCTGGATCTCCCTTCCTCAAAGACGGTCTACGATGGCGCAGGCAATCAAGTCGCATCCACCAGCTATGGATACGACGAGTATGGCCTTGCGGGCTCAGGAATCACAACACAGCACGATACAAGCATTCCCAATCCAGGAATACGCGGTAATCAGACTTCCGTTCGCGAATGGCTCAACACAACCGGCGGAACGCTGCAAGCTACCACAACCTATTACGACACGGGAATGCCTTATCAGGTGACCGATCCGGGCGGGCACACCACTACGTACAGTTACTCGTCAAGCTTTGCTGGAGCCTACGTCACGCAGACGCAGATGCCGGATACGGGCAGCATTCATCACATCATCTCCGGCAACTACGATTTCAATACTGGGCTGCTCACGACTTTCACGGACCAAAACAACCAATCGACTGGCTATTCATACGACACTCTTGGACGGATCTTGTCGGCAAATTATCCCGACGGGGGCCAAGCCACAATTAACTTCAACGGCGACCCTGTCCCGCCGCACATCACCAAGACCGTTCTCGCAACCCCGAATCCGAGTGTCGTGAGCGACAGCTTTTACGATGGCTTGGGACGAATCAAGCGGACGCAGCTCACCTCGGACCCAGAAGGCGCGGACATCACCGATACCACTTACGACGCCCTAGGGCGCGTGTACTCGGTAACCAATCCATATCGAAGTGCTGCGCCGTCTCCGACGGATGGCACGACCTATCACACATATGACGCCGTAGGCCGAGAGACCATCCTTACACGGCAAGATGGCAACACGGTCCAGACCGACTACTCAGCCTTTCCGACAGTGGTCGTCACCGATGAAACCGGACGCAAGCGACAGAGCACAACCGACGCGCTGGGCCGCCTTACCCAGGTAGTCGAACCAAATCCGTCCACCGGTTCGCTGACCTCGGGCTCGTATCCGACCTATTACACCTATGACGCTCTCGGCAACCTCACCTACGTCAATCAGCTGGGAGACGGCTCCGCGCCGCGCACGCGCAGCTTTACTTATGATTCACTCTCGCGGTTGTTAACCGCATACAATCCCGAATCGGGATCTACGAGCTACAGTTACGATGCAGATAGCAATCTGATCAGCAAGACTGACGCGCGAGGGATCGCGGCCAGTTACTCTTATGATCCGCTTCATCGGTTGACATTAAAGACTCATTCTGACGGAACCCCACCGACCGATTACACCTACGATCTGGCAGTGTACACATGCTGCGGGAACTCCATCCCTGTCAGCAATTCCGTCGGCCGCCTGATTCATATTTCGAATGAAGTAAACGCTGCGACAACGTATTCGTTCGATGCGATGGGTCGCGTTGTGCGCCAGAGTAGTTGTATTCCGAGCTACTGTAACGACACCGGCAGCCCGGTGAATGCAACCTATGACTTGGCCGGCCACCTGACCTCGCTTATTTATCCGAGTGGGCGCAAGATTACTGAGGGTTACAACGCCGTAGGTCGGCTTTTGAATGTAAACTTCGATAATTTCAACGGCGGATATGCTAGTTACTCATACTTTACGGCTTACCAAAATGCCAGTGGGAATCCTGGCTACCACCCGACCGGCGCATTACGATTGTCCTATTTTGGAAATAGCGTCTGGAACTATGAAAACCTCAACTCTCGGCTGCAACCGATTCAGCAAGTATCCCAAGCGAGCCTTTCAGGTAATCCCTACTTGGTGAATCGCGCTTTCTATTACGGTGAATCGAGTTTCAATAACGGGAACGCTGGTAATGTGGTGAGCGTTGTCGATGGACTGAGCGCTACGAGAAATCAGAGCTACGCGTACGATTGGCTCAGCCGGATCACTAGCGCGAGCCAGACTGATGGCAACTTCAACCAAACATTCTTGCCTGATCCCTGGGGAAACCTCAAACAGTTTGGTACTGCGGCGTTTACGCCGAACTTTGATGGGAACAACCGCATTTCACAGACTGGCTACAACTACGATCCCGCTGGCAACCTGCTGAGTGATACCTTCCACAACTACATCTATGACGCCGAGAGTCGCATCAAGAGCGTAGACACAAATGGCGCAACGTACACCTACGACGCCGATGGCAACCGCGTGCGGAAGGACGTAGGCTCTGACGCAACTGAGTATATCTACTTTAACGGCCAGCCAATCGCGGAGTACAAGCCTGCGAGCGGCGATTGGTCAGATTACATCTACGCAAACGGGCAACGTATCGCGAAGGCCGATTCCTTCGAATACCGCATCCACATTCAGGGAAACAACTGTTCGAATTGCGGCTGGCAGTACACGGTTTACACGCCTAATGTTGCTTGGCTTCCTTATGTCGTCCAATCCGGCGACAAGCTCTACTTCCGCCAGTGGCAGTCTGCCGGCGCACGCGGCGGTATGATGTTGTCGTTCGCCGATGGCACGAATTCCAACTGGAATACATACGATCAAGACGGCCAACAGCTTAATAACGACAATACAACAGGCGTATGGCACTCGCGCATCGTCGATATCTCGCAGTTTGCTGGTAAGACACTTGGGACGGTAAGCGTTCACGCGGACGGCTACACGCAACCTGGAGTGTGGGATATTTATTACGACAAAATCGTGATTGTCAGCCCCGACGGAACGGTTCGGCCAATTTACACGAGCGAAACTTCAGCTAGTGCGAGCCTAAGTGGAACGAGCGGAGTCACGGGACGGTTGTTTGAAGTCAACCATAGTGCTGGATCTGGTCCGTACCCCTTCCTCACCACGACGTACTATCACGATGACCATCTAGGCACATCGCGAGTGCTGACTTCCGAAGGAGGCTGGCCGATCTGGCAAGGCACGTTCCTGCCCTTCGGGCAGGAGTGGAACCCGCAGATCACCACCAACCACTATAAGTTCACCGGCAAGGAGCGCGACTCGGAGTCGATGCTCGACTATTTCGGCGCGCGCTACTACTCCTCGGCCATGGGACGCTGGATGAGCCCGGACTGGGCCGACAAGCCCGAGCCCGTCCCCTACGCCGACCTCTCCGACCCCCAATCCCTAAACCTATACGGCTACGTCCGCAACAACCCCATGAGCCACGCGGATTCTGACGGTCATCAAAATCCAGTCGTCGAAGAAATCCTTGAGAGTCCACCAGTTCAAGCTGTTTGGGAACGGCTATCGCCATATGTGGAACAGGCTGTCGGTGCGGTTACCGCCGCTGTCGCAGTTGGATATGCCGAATCCAAAGGCTGGATTCAAAAAGGATTTGATGCAATCCAAGCCAATGGTGGCTTAATTCCGATCTCTGGTTCCGATCCGATGGGATCGCCACTGCTCTTCCACAAGGATGCATCACCCCCTAATCCTTATGGCTCGCCAGGGAAACCAGATCACCAAGCGAAAGTAGGTGAGCTTGTCGAGAAAGCCAAAGACGAGGCGAAACCGGGCGAAACTGTAGAATCCAACACGAAGGTAAAGGGATTAGATTCAAACAGAAAGCCGGACGCCCATATCGTCAATGCACAGGGCAAGACTCGGAAAGCGTTCGAAGCCGAACGGCACCCCAATCGGCAGAGGAACCTGAACCGTGAGAAAGAATACAAGAAATTGAAGCTTCCTAACGAAACACACCCTCTCGACAAATAG
- a CDS encoding PepSY-associated TM helix domain-containing protein: protein MRKLLLNLHLWAGLTAALFLFLLGVSGALVAFEGEIDRALNAKLSYVHPEGQPLSLDAITARLLAANPGAKIEEFGLPQRADFSLFVGLKDASGKNLALFMNPYTGEVLGSDDQANHFANKVHQFHTHLLVGEIADEITGWSSVFLLVLSITGIVLWWPRKLFRLSWDFLRGEGSLKRFNYDLHNLVGVASSIFLFIFAWTGICIHWEREVGKLAQQLSSTPAVRPVSPEIPASGSVPLSPDRIVQIAHNTLPEARITGIQLPESPKQAITIGLKFPEDHTPAGRSRIRIDAYSGKVLQVQSSRDMSAAVKYARIWNRELHTGDIFNLPMRILAAFFSLMLPILAITGPLIWWNRRKASQMAGPASAAAPLKVDVGAGAS, encoded by the coding sequence ATGCGAAAACTACTCCTCAACCTCCACCTCTGGGCCGGACTCACAGCCGCACTCTTCCTCTTTCTATTAGGAGTCAGCGGCGCCCTGGTCGCCTTCGAAGGCGAGATCGATCGCGCGCTGAACGCCAAACTTTCCTACGTTCACCCGGAAGGGCAACCGCTCTCACTCGACGCGATCACAGCGAGACTCCTCGCCGCGAATCCCGGAGCGAAAATCGAAGAGTTCGGATTGCCGCAGCGCGCCGACTTCTCGCTTTTTGTCGGGCTCAAGGATGCGTCCGGCAAGAACCTTGCGCTGTTCATGAATCCCTACACCGGCGAAGTACTCGGATCGGACGACCAGGCCAATCACTTCGCCAACAAAGTTCATCAGTTCCATACGCATCTACTCGTAGGCGAGATCGCAGACGAAATAACCGGATGGAGTTCCGTATTCCTGTTAGTTCTTTCCATAACAGGAATCGTCCTTTGGTGGCCGCGAAAGCTGTTTCGCCTATCTTGGGATTTCCTGAGGGGCGAAGGATCGCTCAAGCGCTTCAACTACGACTTGCACAACCTGGTCGGAGTAGCTTCGTCGATCTTCTTGTTTATCTTCGCCTGGACCGGCATATGTATCCATTGGGAAAGGGAAGTAGGCAAGCTGGCCCAGCAATTATCATCCACTCCGGCAGTCCGTCCGGTCTCCCCAGAGATTCCCGCTTCAGGAAGCGTTCCACTATCGCCAGACCGCATAGTACAGATCGCGCACAACACTCTCCCGGAAGCGAGGATCACGGGAATCCAACTCCCCGAAAGTCCAAAGCAAGCCATAACCATCGGACTAAAGTTCCCCGAAGACCACACCCCAGCCGGCCGCAGCCGGATTCGCATCGACGCGTACAGCGGCAAAGTGCTGCAAGTACAAAGTTCGCGCGACATGTCAGCCGCAGTAAAGTACGCCCGCATCTGGAACCGCGAACTCCACACCGGCGACATCTTTAATTTACCTATGCGGATTCTGGCAGCCTTCTTCAGCCTGATGCTGCCGATCCTGGCAATCACTGGCCCGCTCATTTGGTGGAACCGGCGCAAGGCAAGCCAAATGGCAGGGCCGGCCTCAGCTGCTGCCCCGCTCAAAGTCGACGTGGGTGCTGGCGCCAGTTAA
- a CDS encoding acyloxyacyl hydrolase, whose protein sequence is MRKLLLLCVVLFCANLWGQEVTSGSREIEFFAQGGHSVAGGRGDTTIFNAGVRYGFGLFDLGRGSFQYELEAIPIYFVRQPIQNAYGISFTPFDVKYNFRRNASHAIPFVELGGGVLITTHDVPSGTNAVNFTPQAGVGVHIPFGNNDYHATLALKYVHISNAGLSVPNPGLNTIQVRFGIGKFHK, encoded by the coding sequence ATGCGAAAGCTGCTATTGCTGTGTGTAGTGTTGTTTTGCGCCAATCTTTGGGGACAGGAGGTCACCAGCGGCAGCCGTGAAATCGAGTTCTTCGCGCAAGGCGGACACAGCGTCGCCGGCGGACGCGGCGACACAACCATCTTTAACGCCGGCGTACGCTACGGATTCGGGCTCTTTGACCTCGGTCGCGGATCGTTTCAGTACGAACTAGAAGCGATCCCGATCTACTTTGTGCGCCAACCGATCCAGAACGCGTACGGGATAAGCTTCACTCCGTTCGACGTTAAGTACAATTTCCGGCGCAATGCGAGCCACGCTATTCCCTTTGTGGAGCTCGGTGGCGGCGTTCTTATCACCACTCACGACGTTCCCTCCGGCACCAATGCAGTCAATTTCACGCCCCAGGCGGGCGTCGGAGTGCACATTCCGTTCGGCAATAACGACTATCACGCCACCTTAGCGCTCAAGTATGTGCACATTTCCAACGCCGGATTGTCCGTTCCCAACCCAGGTTTGAACACCATCCAGGTCCGATTCGGGATCGGTAAGTTCCATAAATAG
- a CDS encoding serine hydrolase, translating to MKAAFWVFLLGCSCAWAQTLAPNCCPQTPTKEKQQALWSKLQDKITDIDRHLDGVMGVAIRDLSSGETFLLHGDDVFPQASSIKIAVLAELYDQEQRGRRGESGVARLADLYTMRSEDLVPDSSIMGGLTPGVSRVTNRDLATMMVAVSDNSATNVLIDRVGMPNVERMLTSLGLKNTHLQRKMMDIAAARQGRENISTPREMMTLLDAIYRNKLFDKELTADFFKVLSTPKDSSIPKLLPNDVTIANKPGELEAVRNDSGIIFVPNRPFILCVMTTYLHDERAGQRAISEIALAAYQYFDRMGRSSEYGRAVPAK from the coding sequence ATGAAAGCGGCATTCTGGGTCTTTCTCTTGGGGTGCTCCTGTGCCTGGGCGCAGACTCTTGCGCCGAATTGCTGCCCGCAGACTCCTACCAAGGAAAAGCAGCAGGCTCTCTGGAGCAAATTACAAGACAAGATCACCGACATAGACCGCCATCTTGACGGCGTTATGGGCGTCGCTATTCGCGATCTGAGCAGCGGTGAAACTTTTCTGCTGCACGGTGACGACGTTTTTCCGCAAGCCAGCTCCATCAAGATCGCGGTTCTAGCCGAACTCTACGATCAGGAGCAGCGTGGACGTCGCGGCGAGAGCGGCGTAGCCCGGCTCGCCGACCTCTATACGATGCGCAGCGAGGACCTTGTCCCTGACAGTTCCATTATGGGAGGACTTACTCCGGGCGTTAGCCGCGTCACGAATCGCGATTTAGCGACGATGATGGTCGCCGTGAGCGACAATTCCGCGACCAATGTGCTCATTGATCGCGTCGGAATGCCCAACGTTGAGCGAATGTTGACGTCTCTCGGACTCAAGAACACGCATTTACAGCGCAAGATGATGGACATCGCCGCAGCTCGACAAGGCCGAGAGAACATCTCGACTCCACGCGAAATGATGACTCTGCTCGATGCTATCTACCGCAATAAGCTGTTCGACAAGGAACTTACCGCCGACTTCTTCAAAGTTCTCTCCACACCCAAGGACAGCAGTATTCCCAAGCTTCTGCCGAACGATGTAACCATCGCCAACAAACCGGGAGAACTCGAGGCAGTTAGGAACGATTCCGGCATCATTTTCGTGCCCAATCGGCCCTTTATTCTCTGCGTTATGACGACGTACCTGCATGATGAGCGCGCCGGACAACGCGCAATCAGCGAAATCGCGCTTGCTGCGTATCAATATTTCGACCGCATGGGCCGATCGTCGGAGTACGGGCGCGCCGTTCCGGCGAAGTAA